The following coding sequences lie in one Acaryochloris sp. CCMEE 5410 genomic window:
- a CDS encoding DUF3560 domain-containing protein gives MNNPEVVQDVLEQRRQHVEDKKERKIERYEELAEKHQKESQQRYETASKMASAIPLGQPILVGHHSEKGDRAYRKRVNQNYDKAAEHADTAQRYQDKLEGIQNNTAISSDDPDAIAKLKHKLEGLQQLQDEMKRINKIIRSTKKLEGEARVKAVAEKANISKSRAQELLTPDFCGRIGYPNYSLTNNNATIRNTKQRIEQLKADLERIAEQGESAETRHDDLGVTVIENNVVNRIQLDFDRRLTKPAYRIVKGQSFNRTREGIFQRRLNSAGRYAVDQVLKALRELDSVLEPVPVAPPVSKPEPDPTLPKSCGYCGHKHPHDTELVFCDHCIGSPYLSPDSYHLLRLMPDDQRRSKRAKLTEDEQQFLVPVIVDAQTKANAARQQQQAEKKRVDIKKEYDKAITKAQTEFDGFTWLLDHGVNTENCIFYSHTLVFSFGWQSPISVEVIEQLEQALGGFPFSVEYKTHR, from the coding sequence ATGAATAATCCCGAAGTCGTTCAAGACGTTCTAGAGCAACGTCGCCAGCACGTTGAAGACAAGAAAGAGCGGAAGATTGAACGCTACGAGGAACTAGCTGAAAAGCACCAGAAAGAGTCCCAACAGCGTTATGAGACTGCCTCAAAGATGGCCTCAGCCATCCCCCTTGGACAGCCGATCCTCGTGGGTCACCATTCTGAGAAGGGAGATCGGGCTTACCGCAAGCGCGTCAATCAAAACTATGACAAAGCTGCGGAACACGCTGATACTGCCCAGCGTTACCAGGATAAGCTTGAGGGCATCCAGAATAATACTGCAATTTCTTCGGACGATCCTGACGCGATCGCAAAATTGAAACACAAACTTGAAGGGCTGCAACAACTCCAAGATGAGATGAAGCGGATTAACAAAATCATCCGCTCAACCAAAAAGCTTGAAGGAGAGGCACGAGTCAAGGCCGTAGCGGAGAAGGCTAATATCAGCAAGTCTAGAGCGCAAGAATTATTGACCCCAGATTTTTGTGGCCGAATTGGATACCCCAATTATTCCTTAACCAACAATAACGCCACGATCCGCAATACAAAACAACGGATTGAACAGTTAAAGGCTGACCTCGAACGCATAGCAGAGCAAGGAGAATCAGCAGAAACCCGCCATGATGATCTGGGCGTCACCGTCATTGAAAATAATGTTGTGAACCGGATTCAGCTCGACTTTGATCGGCGTCTGACCAAGCCTGCTTACAGAATCGTCAAAGGTCAATCCTTCAACCGGACGAGAGAGGGAATTTTTCAGCGTAGATTGAACAGTGCTGGTCGCTATGCAGTGGATCAAGTCCTCAAAGCTTTACGAGAACTGGATTCAGTTCTAGAGCCTGTCCCGGTCGCCCCTCCAGTGTCCAAGCCTGAGCCAGATCCCACCTTGCCAAAATCTTGTGGTTATTGCGGCCACAAACACCCCCACGATACCGAGCTAGTCTTTTGCGATCACTGCATCGGCTCACCTTATCTCTCCCCTGATAGTTATCACCTCTTGCGGCTGATGCCTGATGATCAGCGCAGATCCAAACGTGCAAAGTTGACCGAGGATGAGCAACAGTTCTTGGTTCCCGTAATTGTCGATGCCCAAACCAAGGCCAACGCTGCACGTCAGCAACAGCAAGCGGAGAAAAAGCGGGTTGATATCAAAAAGGAGTATGACAAGGCCATAACGAAAGCACAAACGGAATTCGACGGGTTTACCTGGCTCCTAGACCACGGCGTTAATACTGAAAACTGCATCTTTTACTCGCACACACTGGTGTTTAGCTTTGGTTGGCAGTCACCGATTTCTGTGGAGGTAATAGAGCAACTAGAACAAGCGTTGGGTGGTTTCCCGTTCTCAGTTGAGTACAAAACACATCGATAG
- a CDS encoding class I SAM-dependent methyltransferase → MTIIFSSKRLKSIHREALESAQVSSNGNSYRVDLSVQMSTKDYAAFKPLIHSLGIFWNGSYHESFKDPSDQIQLLLEQGRYPKTNPYSLFETPQAAIDDLLLIADFPEASDFPFTILEPEAGKGAIARELRERYPNATIDCYEIDPINQEILKGQGFDVVGEDFLSVNLTQRYDLIAMNPPFEGFNWVQHVLKAHAALKHNGTLAAIVPESIACNCNNSSAMNLQRLLGKCGYVENNPTRFEGTKVSTLLLQLRDWSLSDEQQFFQPYEGFASVALYHLMQSLSSDGNLHAQLQYTKTIGPAKTRIMECIYQFMEESNTFLYWDDQILEQAARLMLGVRVDITSIPQFSGLPLFESQTSSVA, encoded by the coding sequence ATGACCATCATTTTTTCTTCAAAACGCCTCAAGTCTATACATAGAGAGGCGCTGGAATCTGCTCAAGTTTCCAGTAATGGCAATAGCTATCGAGTTGATCTTTCAGTCCAGATGTCCACAAAGGATTATGCAGCATTCAAGCCCCTGATCCATAGTCTGGGTATTTTCTGGAATGGCTCTTATCACGAGAGCTTCAAAGACCCATCTGACCAGATTCAATTGCTCTTAGAGCAAGGGAGATATCCCAAGACTAACCCTTACAGCCTGTTTGAAACGCCACAGGCAGCAATTGATGATTTGCTCCTTATTGCAGACTTCCCCGAAGCGTCAGACTTTCCATTCACCATTCTGGAACCTGAAGCGGGCAAAGGTGCGATCGCAAGAGAGCTACGGGAACGATACCCAAACGCAACCATTGATTGCTACGAGATTGATCCTATCAATCAGGAGATTCTGAAGGGCCAGGGATTTGATGTCGTGGGCGAGGATTTTTTAAGCGTCAACTTAACACAACGCTATGACCTGATTGCGATGAATCCCCCGTTTGAGGGCTTCAATTGGGTTCAACATGTTCTCAAGGCTCATGCAGCATTGAAGCACAATGGCACCCTTGCGGCGATTGTGCCCGAGTCGATTGCCTGCAATTGCAACAATAGCAGTGCGATGAATTTGCAAAGGTTACTTGGCAAGTGCGGCTATGTCGAGAACAATCCCACTCGTTTTGAGGGAACAAAGGTATCTACCCTGCTTCTGCAACTGCGTGATTGGTCCCTGAGCGATGAACAGCAATTCTTTCAGCCTTATGAGGGGTTCGCTTCTGTGGCGCTTTATCATTTGATGCAATCCCTTAGCTCTGATGGCAATCTGCACGCTCAACTGCAATACACCAAGACTATTGGCCCTGCGAAAACCCGGATCATGGAATGCATTTATCAGTTCATGGAAGAGAGCAATACTTTCTTGTACTGGGACGACCAGATCCTTGAGCAAGCCGCGAGGTTGATGCTTGGCGTCAGAGTGGACATAACCAGCATCCCCCAGTTTTCAGGGTTACCGCTGTTTGAGTCTCAAACGTCCTCTGTTGCCTAA
- a CDS encoding nuclease-related domain-containing protein, whose product MISITISGVSILGGNRFWKRADQAAQGARAEEMVGATLNQLRAYAWTIEHDIPVPRWGNVDHLAISPSGKYFCIDTKSGKGTIVLKGHELSKQYGRTIYPFPKGKSILKAVKGQAGQLQKSRAATWVKPVLCFVGSQVEKSILNTQVQGVLLTDVHSIASILQSMSVHQSLS is encoded by the coding sequence ATGATCTCAATCACCATCAGCGGGGTAAGCATATTAGGTGGTAATCGTTTCTGGAAACGAGCTGATCAAGCAGCCCAAGGAGCCAGAGCAGAGGAGATGGTTGGAGCAACCTTGAACCAGCTTCGAGCTTATGCCTGGACTATCGAGCATGATATTCCTGTACCAAGATGGGGAAATGTCGATCACCTCGCCATCTCGCCATCAGGGAAATACTTCTGTATTGACACTAAATCAGGCAAGGGCACCATCGTTCTCAAAGGACATGAATTATCCAAGCAATACGGCAGAACAATTTACCCTTTCCCAAAAGGCAAAAGCATCCTCAAGGCTGTAAAAGGACAAGCAGGACAACTCCAAAAAAGTAGGGCAGCTACTTGGGTAAAACCAGTTTTATGTTTTGTTGGAAGCCAGGTTGAAAAGTCAATCTTGAATACCCAGGTGCAGGGTGTATTGCTGACCGATGTTCATTCAATTGCCAGCATTCTACAAAGTATGAGTGTCCACCAAAGTTTGAGCTAA
- a CDS encoding RNA polymerase sigma factor RpoD/SigA, protein MTTHTDSTGAYLKEIGRYPLLSHEEEIQLARQAKAGNLRAKQRMIECNLRLVVSIAKKHQNRGLPFMDLIQEGSIGLSRAVEKFEPEQGYRFSTYAYWWIRQGITRSIQNNSRVIRLPVWHWQTGNQIKQTRRQLSQEFGREPTLAEIAQAMEIDIEKLKQNMHHLQDVLSLDMRVGKEKDTTLGELIEADHSTSTYLEVLNQSEEVSSYLSLLDERQRYVVIQRYGLENGEPRTMKDIGQQLGLSRERIRQIHEKAMRKLQKSSDQATKAKTA, encoded by the coding sequence ATGACCACTCATACAGACAGCACTGGCGCTTATCTCAAAGAAATCGGACGCTACCCCCTTCTATCTCACGAAGAAGAAATCCAACTTGCCAGACAAGCCAAAGCTGGAAACCTTCGGGCCAAACAACGGATGATCGAGTGCAATCTGCGCCTGGTCGTCTCCATTGCTAAAAAGCATCAGAATCGGGGCTTGCCATTCATGGATTTGATCCAGGAGGGCAGCATCGGGCTGAGTAGAGCCGTTGAGAAGTTCGAGCCAGAGCAAGGGTATCGCTTCAGTACCTATGCCTATTGGTGGATTCGGCAGGGAATTACCCGCTCGATACAGAATAATAGTCGTGTGATTCGCCTCCCGGTATGGCACTGGCAGACGGGGAATCAAATCAAACAGACTCGACGACAGCTCTCTCAAGAATTCGGTCGTGAGCCTACGCTTGCTGAAATTGCACAAGCAATGGAGATTGACATCGAAAAGCTGAAGCAAAACATGCACCATCTTCAAGATGTTCTCTCTCTCGACATGCGGGTGGGGAAGGAAAAAGACACAACATTGGGGGAGCTGATTGAAGCAGATCATTCGACATCAACCTATCTTGAAGTGCTAAACCAGAGCGAAGAGGTATCGAGCTATTTATCACTGCTGGACGAACGACAACGCTATGTGGTTATCCAGCGGTATGGTCTAGAAAATGGTGAACCCCGAACAATGAAAGACATTGGTCAACAGCTTGGCCTCAGCCGGGAGCGAATCAGGCAGATTCACGAAAAAGCGATGAGGAAATTGCAGAAAAGCAGTGACCAAGCGACAAAGGCCAAAACTGCCTAG
- a CDS encoding pentapeptide repeat-containing protein, whose translation MQTNHTSTSTHQLPQIDKVLLPHEAAAFLGLTEDSLMNATLQGNCPGACIDGHWRFSQRGLSKYLLQQKNHGTGMPWLDEHYGPYWLDDTVESKAKKIIERYQAGERYFPLLEIEGGNFSGLDLTGIDFWESNLKGSSFKGVNLKNAIFVGCNLESTSFAGADLTDADFRSASVRGSDLRGATLNRTIFRVRSWRGVNLDGAQISLAKF comes from the coding sequence ATGCAAACTAATCACACCAGCACCAGCACCCACCAGCTCCCACAGATAGACAAGGTACTGCTCCCCCACGAGGCCGCAGCGTTCCTGGGGCTGACCGAAGACAGCCTGATGAATGCAACCCTGCAAGGTAATTGCCCTGGTGCCTGCATCGATGGTCACTGGCGATTCAGCCAGCGAGGGCTAAGTAAGTACCTATTACAGCAGAAAAATCACGGGACGGGGATGCCGTGGCTAGATGAACATTACGGTCCTTATTGGCTGGATGACACTGTTGAAAGTAAGGCTAAGAAAATCATTGAGCGGTATCAGGCCGGGGAGCGATATTTCCCTTTGCTAGAAATTGAGGGTGGCAACTTCTCAGGGCTGGATCTGACGGGTATCGACTTTTGGGAGTCGAATCTGAAGGGGTCCAGCTTCAAGGGAGTAAATCTCAAGAATGCCATCTTTGTGGGCTGCAATTTGGAATCCACCAGCTTTGCAGGAGCAGATCTAACGGATGCGGATTTCAGGTCTGCCTCTGTTAGGGGCAGTGATCTCAGGGGGGCAACACTCAATCGCACGATATTTAGAGTTAGGAGCTGGAGAGGGGTGAACTTGGATGGGGCGCAAATCAGCCTTGCGAAGTTCTGA
- a CDS encoding YlqD family protein produces the protein MLTQDRPTQPKPELWVESPSNNQLLLNRPITVKAIVTPLWKDEARQQLQSQSDQLDEQLTQLDTQVQQMVGELSQHTIQIVGADNSTVAEAQAQIQGIQAQANERKNELLQQKNQVLQQLEQVQTLELGLEVDQGQVDNFFYVKQGDHFVRKMQVEMVLRDGVIEEIRGEL, from the coding sequence ATGCTTACTCAAGACCGTCCCACTCAACCAAAGCCAGAACTTTGGGTTGAGTCTCCATCAAATAATCAGCTCTTACTCAATCGCCCGATCACCGTCAAAGCCATCGTCACCCCACTCTGGAAAGACGAAGCCCGTCAACAGCTCCAGTCCCAATCTGACCAATTGGACGAACAGCTCACCCAGCTCGATACCCAGGTCCAACAAATGGTTGGGGAGTTGAGTCAACACACCATCCAAATCGTTGGAGCCGATAACAGCACGGTTGCCGAGGCTCAGGCTCAAATCCAAGGTATCCAGGCTCAGGCCAATGAACGCAAAAACGAACTGCTCCAGCAAAAGAACCAAGTCTTGCAGCAACTGGAGCAGGTCCAAACCTTGGAGCTGGGCCTGGAAGTTGATCAAGGTCAGGTCGATAACTTCTTCTACGTCAAGCAAGGCGACCACTTTGTTCGCAAGATGCAGGTTGAGATGGTGCTGAGGGATGGCGTGATTGAAGAGATTCGGGGCGAATTGTGA
- a CDS encoding ParM/StbA family protein, with translation MNRDLGWRYIISLIMEKRKSMNAIAKFGIDTGASGNKVLVQTTHPGKVGVEDLILQSSAIRKVTASYYESLNLVNNRQGSHLSFDGAHWIVGEYAEGAVRRTKVNRIKKHHAVAKVLSIVGQYISEIDSPLDVEIDLMLPSNEAPYFRETEELIFKHIRSFQYGIDTVSCNPVRVQVHPEGAGFASYANVYPCSILMFGHRDVTIINLKDEQANVVPNAYTWTGYGTIEILRNFPFAFSNELTGAKLLYEEAMAWGEGGLSAMLSEEEKPITLAALKEAKDLVWTDLSDDLAADTDFMNSKRVYVGGGGSFFWGDYLADLCQVKADILAPVRKEIKTAFAQLRLSLSQQQRFIDLYLIWRQHAAPVTQLQPAPVKEVV, from the coding sequence GTGAATCGTGATTTGGGGTGGCGGTACATTATTTCGTTGATTATGGAGAAGCGAAAATCCATGAACGCTATCGCCAAATTTGGAATCGATACTGGGGCATCCGGTAACAAAGTTCTTGTCCAAACCACTCACCCTGGCAAGGTGGGTGTAGAGGACTTGATTTTGCAATCGAGTGCCATCCGCAAAGTCACGGCAAGCTATTACGAGTCGCTGAACTTAGTAAACAATCGGCAAGGGTCACACCTGTCATTTGATGGTGCCCATTGGATTGTGGGTGAGTATGCCGAGGGGGCTGTACGTCGGACCAAGGTGAATCGGATCAAAAAGCACCATGCCGTGGCTAAGGTGCTGTCAATCGTGGGTCAGTACATCAGCGAAATCGATAGCCCCCTGGATGTTGAGATTGATCTGATGCTGCCTTCAAATGAAGCTCCCTACTTCCGAGAAACTGAGGAGCTAATTTTCAAGCATATTCGGAGTTTCCAGTATGGGATTGACACAGTTTCATGTAATCCCGTTCGGGTCCAGGTTCATCCAGAGGGTGCAGGATTTGCTAGCTATGCGAATGTGTACCCCTGTTCAATCCTGATGTTTGGTCACAGAGATGTGACGATTATCAACCTCAAGGATGAGCAGGCGAATGTGGTTCCTAATGCTTACACCTGGACGGGGTACGGCACCATTGAGATTTTGCGGAACTTCCCGTTTGCCTTCAGCAATGAATTGACGGGGGCGAAGCTGCTGTATGAGGAGGCGATGGCCTGGGGCGAAGGGGGATTATCGGCAATGCTCAGTGAAGAGGAGAAGCCGATTACGTTAGCTGCACTCAAAGAAGCCAAAGATTTAGTCTGGACTGACCTGAGTGATGACTTGGCAGCGGATACCGACTTTATGAATTCTAAGCGTGTTTATGTCGGCGGGGGAGGTTCCTTTTTCTGGGGAGACTACCTAGCTGATTTATGTCAGGTCAAGGCTGATATCCTCGCTCCAGTCCGCAAAGAAATCAAGACAGCATTTGCTCAACTTCGATTGTCATTGTCTCAGCAACAGAGGTTTATCGATCTATATCTGATTTGGCGACAACATGCAGCCCCTGTGACGCAACTACAACCTGCTCCAGTTAAGGAGGTTGTGTAA